The window CACACATCTTAAAAGTTTCAGATCTGGAATCCTTTTATACAAGACTTTtccgctcaagaagaaactaCTGGCGAGCCTTCTAATgattctcttttggtctccactagcTTGTTCGGGATATTCCTTTGTTTTGAGGAATcatttgatatcatgataccatggttgagCATCTGGTTCCATCTCACTTGTAAACCACATCTTTCTCAGATTTGGATTTCCAATGGGTCAATGTGGACATTGCCCGGATACGGGAGCATCGAGGCAAAAGTAGCTAGTGCATCGACTAACTCATTGTGAAaccgaggaatgtacctgaactcgacggATTTGAACcgcttgctaagatcttccacatgttgcttgtatggaataagcttgatatcCTGAGTTTCCCATTCATCTTGAGTTTGTCGAATGATCAAGTCaaaatctcccatgattaacaattcttccacatccTGATTGATTTCCAtgttcatgcccataatgcaggcttcatactcggtagTATTGTTTGTACAAAAGAACTGAAGTCGGGCTGTGgccggatagtgctgaccagtgggcGAAATCAAAATTACCCCAATCCCGACACCTATTGCATTCacagctccgtcgaagaacattttccaagcattggtgtaTTCTGGAATcacctcaactgaatttacttcttcatcaagaaagtaggtactcaaaggctgatattcatcatcaacaggattctcagctaGGTAATCTGCCAAGGCTTgagctttcattgtcgtgcgggtgacgtagactatgtcaaactcggtgagcaggatttgccatttcgctaacctACCTGTGGGCATCggcttttggaatatgtactttaaaggatctaATCAGGTGATGAGATAGGTggtacaagccaacaagtaatgcctgagcttctgagcgacccaagttagaGCGCAACAaattctttccaacaaagtgtacttggcttcataactagtgaaattcttgctcaaatagtatataGCTTGTTCTTTCTTCCCGGTCATATCATGTTGTCCGAGAACACATCCAAAGGGATTCTCCAACACTGTCAAGTACATGAACAAAGGCCTTCCAAGCTCGGGTGGAACCAACACTAGCGGAttcgacaaatattctttgattttgtcaaaagcttcctgacactcatctgtccatctaatcgccgcatctttcttcaacaacttaaatatgGGCCCACACGTTGTAGTCAGCTGCGCAatgaatctgctgatgtaattcaaccttctcAATAGgttcataacctctttcttggttctcggaggcggcaaatcccgaatagactttatctttgctagatctagctcgatgcccctccgactgactataaaccccaaatATTTTctagatggaactccaaatgcacatttagctgGATTTAATTTCAAGTCATACTTACATAGACGCACaaagaacttcttcagatcccaCACATGGTTGTCTTGGGTTCttgatttaatgatcacatcatccacacacacctcaatttcctggtgtatcatgtcatgaaagatggcagtcatagctctcatgtaagttaccctggcgttcttcaaaccaaatggcatgaccctgtaacagtaagtaccccaaggtgtggtgaaggCCGTCTTTtttgcgtcttcttcatccatcagaacctgatgatacccagcataacaatccacgaaagactgtatctcatgtttggcacaattgtcaacaaggatgtggatgtttggcaaaggaaagttgtccttggggcttgctttgttcaaatcctgaTAATAAacacacactcgggttttcccatctttctttggcaccaggaccacattagccaaccatgtggtgtatcggaccacttgGATCACACATGCTTtcgtttggtgacctcttctttgatcttgtcactgatacctgttttgaactttctctgtTTTTGTTGGACATGGGGATAATCGGGGTAagttggcaatttgtgaaccactaaatcaacactcagtcttagcatatcatcataggaccatgcaaacacgtctttgaattcaaacaaaagttggattaatgcatccctagttctttcatcagcgtggatgcttatcatggtttcctgGACCTCTTCcaaactacccaaattaactgggccagtttcatttaagtttagcttaggcttattctcaaattgttccagttctcgatttatttccctaaacgcttcatcttcatcatattttggttcttgattcattatttcacagttagacagcGTGTTAGGATCTGgtcatgaagtccgcaagcatgtcacgtatttaagtccgcattattagaactgaaaagagagataagaaaaaaataacaaaaattagaaagaataaagagagagattCATAGATGAtttgaaatattgatttcattttattgaatttgaagatataagggtttacattggaatttaAAAGACAGTAAACTAAAAACGTttgagttacaccctgaaataactcggaaTGCAGAAATGATGGCAAGACTGAACTACCGGGATTTCCGCCTGACTGGGAAcagagtagccttccaattttaaAGCTTGGAATTTGGACCCATATAttgcatctcagcagtgcttgagccttcacccGGCTGGACCATGCGAGCCTCATATAACATCTGCCTCATTGCTTCATAGATGTCTTCAATTTCTTCGGCCGTGAAGGCCTCTTATTCTTCTTCTATGTAGCTTAGCTTAACAAAGGTTCTGGCGAG is drawn from Nicotiana tabacum cultivar K326 chromosome 22, ASM71507v2, whole genome shotgun sequence and contains these coding sequences:
- the LOC142176259 gene encoding uncharacterized protein LOC142176259, with the translated sequence MFFDGAVNAIGVGIGVILISPTGQHYPATARLQFFCTNNTTEYEACIMGMNMEINQDVEELLIMGDFDLIIRQTQDEWETQDIKLIPYKQHVEDLSKRFKSVEFRYIPRFHNELVDALATFASMLPYPGNVHIDPLEIQI